A genomic stretch from Sphingobacterium sp. ML3W includes:
- a CDS encoding SusC/RagA family TonB-linked outer membrane protein codes for MNYFIKCKDYLFGSRMTEPSFAPLISKKVKATLFLGLLFTYGVYGKSEAQQVTMHVNKGDLKTIFQEIKKQTGYHFFYDESLFNGLKTVSIDASNQRLETVLKELSDELPLQFEIHKKHVVVLPNAPKKTVQVQQQQQYSIKGRLTSKKDGAPIENATISLNGSTSRTSSDSKGNFSLISAQPAGTLTISHLSFKPQQVSFNNTTAGDLNISLEENDSALEEVVVVGFGTQKKVNLTGAISHVGKEAFENRPVANIGQALQGLVPNLNITFGNGSPNSTPGFNLRGGTSMNYNANTQVFESVNGDPLVIIDGIESTTGALNQLNPNDIMDMSFVKDASAAAIYGTKAAYGVILVRTKRGEFNQKGKIAYNFDSNFDTPSGLPDILNAYEIQKSGMDRTLWTNGKPGTADEKKLEMIQKYMDNPTPENAWYQEGNSIIWVANVNPFEEAVKKWTPMQKHTLNLSGGAESINYYISGGLQNQSGMYKINTDKLKRYNALMNINAKVNSWFSVFGKIGFDQTNFNSPYIVGGKGSIWSAMMGETNKNINMPIQTGPNDPLPNTYTDNILAWLSYGANNQSTDRRVSLLISPEFTLIPNALKLKADLSYQPQSYSLSRYSPKFNQVVDSWQYTSQQAEAAENRAYFDNNNTNKYLINIYADYKKTWAGKHNFSTVVGYNQDQTKFNQITNTFRKLISPDIQNPDAAEDPSLHTVSRNAYTLAGRAVFGRVNYNYAEKYFFESNLRYDGSAKFTEEDRFVTFPSFSAGWRISQENFMESTKSWLNELKLRGSWGKLGNQPSSIYPYQATMGTGKAPYLINGQQIVYINPPGLVSPYLTFEKARTWNIGLDGTFLKNRLDVTFEYYNRKTTDILTDGSASFPTTLGTAAPLENSGILETKGFELSFLWKQTIDSDLRYRVGLNLSDYLTKVQHYAANTSMMIANSSGREVMYDGKTIGEIWGYRTGGILQESDFAGRNESNGNWIYNGANQGNVFPGYIWYQDLGGPEGIPDGKIDAGLNTLANPGDRVVIGNSTPRYRFGITGNVQYKNFDLDFLFQGVLKRDIWAGLSSYWGGGAGSKWMYERSWTPERTDAEFPMYGSSVNVQDRYLINGAYLRLKQAVLGYTLPNQLTKRFGVERLRFTLAGYNIFEVTKIPTIFDVDQISADYPQKRSIAFGAQIVF; via the coding sequence ATGAATTACTTTATCAAATGTAAAGATTACCTGTTCGGGAGTCGAATGACCGAACCTAGCTTTGCACCCCTCATTTCAAAAAAAGTCAAAGCAACCCTGTTTCTGGGATTACTTTTTACCTATGGCGTATACGGTAAATCCGAAGCCCAGCAAGTCACCATGCATGTCAACAAAGGCGACCTGAAAACCATCTTTCAGGAAATCAAGAAACAGACCGGCTATCATTTCTTTTATGATGAAAGCCTCTTTAATGGACTAAAGACAGTCAGCATCGATGCCAGCAATCAACGGCTGGAAACGGTGCTTAAAGAACTATCGGATGAGCTGCCGCTTCAGTTTGAGATCCACAAGAAACATGTTGTCGTGCTGCCCAATGCACCAAAAAAAACTGTTCAGGTGCAACAGCAACAACAATACAGCATTAAAGGCAGATTGACGTCCAAAAAAGACGGAGCGCCTATTGAAAATGCCACGATCAGTTTAAATGGCAGTACAAGCAGAACATCCTCTGACAGCAAAGGAAACTTTTCTTTAATCTCCGCACAACCAGCAGGAACCTTGACCATATCCCATCTTTCGTTTAAGCCACAGCAAGTATCCTTCAACAATACGACAGCCGGCGATTTGAACATATCATTAGAAGAAAACGACAGCGCACTGGAGGAAGTTGTTGTTGTCGGCTTCGGTACACAAAAGAAAGTCAACTTAACGGGGGCCATTTCACATGTAGGCAAAGAAGCTTTTGAGAATCGTCCGGTCGCCAATATCGGGCAGGCTTTACAGGGCCTCGTCCCCAACTTGAACATTACCTTTGGGAATGGTTCGCCGAACAGCACACCGGGGTTTAACCTGAGAGGCGGTACCTCTATGAATTATAACGCGAATACGCAGGTCTTTGAATCCGTCAATGGCGACCCTTTGGTGATCATCGATGGGATTGAGAGCACCACAGGTGCCCTCAATCAGCTCAACCCGAATGATATCATGGACATGTCTTTTGTCAAAGACGCCTCTGCGGCTGCGATCTATGGTACCAAAGCCGCCTATGGGGTCATCTTGGTCCGCACCAAACGGGGGGAGTTCAATCAAAAAGGCAAGATAGCCTACAACTTCGATTCCAACTTTGATACACCCTCCGGGCTACCTGATATCCTCAATGCCTATGAGATCCAGAAATCCGGCATGGACAGAACATTATGGACAAATGGTAAACCCGGTACCGCAGATGAAAAAAAACTGGAGATGATACAAAAGTATATGGATAATCCCACGCCTGAAAATGCGTGGTATCAGGAGGGAAACAGCATCATTTGGGTAGCCAATGTTAATCCATTTGAGGAAGCGGTCAAAAAATGGACTCCAATGCAAAAACATACGCTTAACCTCAGCGGCGGTGCCGAATCCATTAACTACTATATTTCCGGAGGCTTACAGAATCAATCGGGGATGTACAAAATCAACACCGACAAATTGAAACGCTACAATGCCCTGATGAATATCAATGCCAAAGTGAATAGCTGGTTCAGTGTTTTTGGAAAGATCGGTTTTGACCAGACAAATTTCAATAGCCCGTATATCGTTGGTGGTAAAGGAAGTATATGGTCTGCCATGATGGGTGAGACAAACAAAAATATCAATATGCCCATCCAAACCGGGCCAAATGATCCTTTACCTAATACCTATACCGATAATATCCTGGCCTGGCTGAGTTATGGTGCCAACAATCAGTCCACGGACAGAAGGGTATCATTATTGATCTCGCCCGAATTTACCTTAATTCCAAATGCCCTGAAATTAAAGGCAGACCTCAGCTATCAGCCGCAGTCTTACAGCCTGAGCAGGTACAGTCCCAAGTTCAACCAAGTCGTGGACTCCTGGCAGTATACCTCCCAGCAGGCCGAAGCCGCGGAAAATCGCGCCTATTTTGACAACAACAATACCAACAAATATTTAATTAATATCTATGCTGATTATAAGAAGACCTGGGCCGGGAAACATAATTTCTCCACTGTAGTTGGTTACAATCAGGATCAGACAAAATTTAATCAGATCACCAATACATTCCGAAAATTGATCTCTCCAGATATACAGAACCCTGATGCTGCAGAGGATCCATCTTTACATACCGTATCCCGAAATGCATATACGCTTGCCGGCCGTGCAGTATTTGGACGGGTGAACTACAACTATGCCGAAAAGTATTTCTTTGAGAGCAATCTGCGCTATGACGGCAGTGCGAAGTTTACTGAAGAAGACCGATTTGTAACATTTCCTTCTTTCTCCGCCGGATGGCGGATATCGCAGGAGAATTTTATGGAAAGCACAAAAAGTTGGCTCAACGAACTTAAACTGCGCGGAAGCTGGGGAAAACTGGGCAATCAGCCCTCATCCATCTATCCGTATCAGGCAACAATGGGTACGGGAAAGGCTCCTTACCTGATCAATGGGCAACAGATCGTCTATATCAATCCGCCGGGACTTGTATCGCCCTACCTGACCTTCGAGAAAGCCAGAACCTGGAATATCGGTTTAGATGGTACATTTCTCAAAAACAGACTTGACGTAACTTTTGAATACTACAACAGAAAGACCACTGATATCCTGACCGATGGCAGCGCCTCATTTCCGACGACATTGGGGACGGCAGCACCTCTGGAAAATTCAGGGATACTCGAAACAAAAGGCTTCGAGCTTTCTTTCCTTTGGAAGCAGACGATTGACAGTGACCTCCGCTATCGTGTAGGCCTTAACCTCTCTGACTATCTGACCAAAGTACAGCATTATGCTGCAAATACCAGCATGATGATTGCCAATTCTTCGGGCCGGGAGGTGATGTATGACGGTAAGACGATCGGTGAAATATGGGGATACCGTACCGGCGGCATACTGCAGGAAAGTGATTTTGCCGGACGAAACGAATCAAATGGCAACTGGATCTACAATGGTGCTAATCAGGGCAACGTTTTTCCGGGTTATATCTGGTATCAGGATCTTGGTGGCCCCGAAGGGATTCCTGACGGTAAAATAGATGCCGGACTGAATACCCTGGCCAACCCGGGTGACCGTGTCGTCATCGGAAATTCCACGCCACGTTATCGTTTCGGGATCACCGGAAATGTCCAGTACAAAAATTTTGATCTTGATTTCTTGTTCCAGGGTGTACTCAAGCGTGATATCTGGGCAGGCCTATCATCTTACTGGGGCGGTGGCGCCGGGTCAAAATGGATGTATGAACGGTCCTGGACGCCTGAGCGTACAGATGCTGAGTTTCCGATGTATGGCTCTTCGGTAAACGTGCAGGACCGGTACCTGATCAATGGTGCCTACCTCAGACTTAAGCAGGCCGTATTGGGTTATACCTTGCCCAATCAGCTGACCAAACGATTTGGCGTCGAGCGATTACGCTTCACACTTGCCGGTTACAATATCTTTGAAGTCACAAAAATACCTACAATTTTTGACGTCGACCAGATCTCTGCCGATTATCCACAAAAGCGGTCTATTGCTTTTGGTGCTCAAATTGTCTTCTAA
- a CDS encoding FecR family protein, giving the protein MKDHQFILVDYLVKHFSGTLSQTDVQSLQKIFEDDPTLRDQWDSYISQGVKSSDAQFWNSLDLDQARTKILTHESAKSAIRSVGIRSIRNLKIYVGLAASLLLIIGAALFLNKTQQDKQIVADQVYNYKNDVLPGGQKATLTLSNGKTVELSQEQATLNEQHGEQLQITDGQLHYKPNNGQAELATLKNTLTVPASGFYRMVLPDGTKVWVNSASELSYPLAFGKSIRKVELRGEAYFEVAYEKNRPFLVSTAHGDIKVLGTAFNLRAYNNASSNVTLINGSIQLTNKNKTTKQIIPGQKVEFDGSDMRISQANIEKEIAWQRGYFYFEHDQIQDIMEQLARWYDIQVIYQGPITKKTFGGSISRSVSLAEALELIKRGAGVEFTIDKKTVTVKNKNK; this is encoded by the coding sequence ATGAAGGATCACCAATTTATACTAGTAGATTACTTAGTAAAGCATTTTAGTGGGACATTAAGTCAGACTGATGTACAATCCCTCCAAAAGATCTTTGAAGATGATCCTACCCTGCGCGATCAATGGGACAGCTATATCAGCCAGGGTGTCAAATCCAGCGATGCCCAGTTTTGGAATAGCCTAGACCTGGATCAGGCAAGAACTAAAATCTTAACCCATGAATCGGCCAAATCCGCTATTCGATCAGTCGGCATTCGCAGCATCCGAAACCTAAAAATCTATGTGGGCTTGGCCGCCAGCCTGCTCCTTATTATTGGTGCCGCACTGTTCCTGAATAAAACACAGCAGGATAAGCAGATTGTCGCCGATCAGGTGTATAATTATAAGAATGACGTTTTACCGGGTGGACAGAAAGCGACACTCACACTTTCTAATGGTAAAACTGTGGAGCTATCGCAGGAACAGGCTACACTGAACGAACAGCATGGTGAACAGCTCCAAATTACGGATGGACAGCTACACTATAAACCAAACAATGGGCAAGCGGAACTTGCTACCTTAAAAAATACCCTGACCGTACCTGCATCGGGATTCTATCGCATGGTGCTGCCAGACGGCACCAAAGTCTGGGTCAATTCAGCTTCAGAACTGAGCTATCCGCTAGCCTTCGGCAAATCAATCCGCAAAGTAGAGCTACGCGGGGAAGCTTATTTTGAAGTGGCCTACGAAAAAAACCGGCCATTCCTAGTCAGCACTGCCCATGGTGATATAAAAGTGTTGGGGACAGCTTTCAACCTAAGGGCATACAACAATGCATCATCCAATGTCACCCTGATCAATGGAAGTATCCAGCTAACCAATAAAAACAAGACCACAAAACAAATTATACCTGGGCAAAAAGTTGAATTCGATGGCAGCGACATGCGTATTTCCCAGGCGAATATTGAAAAGGAAATTGCCTGGCAGCGGGGCTACTTTTACTTCGAGCATGACCAGATCCAGGATATTATGGAACAGCTGGCGAGATGGTATGATATCCAAGTCATCTATCAGGGGCCCATCACCAAGAAAACCTTTGGGGGCAGCATCAGCCGAAGCGTGAGCCTGGCCGAGGCCTTGGAATTGATAAAACGTGGCGCCGGTGTTGAATTCACCATCGACAAGAAAACCGTCACCGTCAAGAACAAAAACAAGTAA
- a CDS encoding RNA polymerase sigma-70 factor, with protein sequence MENLQTSLPYDIESLFQQYYKQLCLFANNLLNDEALAEDIVQSFFAGLCEGRNALPEDEAARKGYLFIAVRNNCLKQIRSEKIKSKYFDQLDKDMIEEQTIMDAMMQAEVINQLMEAINQLPQGCKQVLHMAIFEKLSNDEIANNLTISINTVKSQKKRAIQLLRARLDSRMLALLLFLLPD encoded by the coding sequence TTGGAAAATTTGCAGACATCTCTACCTTATGATATCGAATCGCTTTTTCAGCAGTATTACAAACAGCTCTGTCTATTTGCAAACAATCTGCTGAATGACGAAGCGTTGGCTGAAGATATTGTCCAGAGCTTTTTCGCCGGACTCTGTGAGGGGCGGAATGCCTTGCCCGAAGATGAAGCTGCACGCAAGGGCTATCTTTTTATTGCCGTCCGCAACAACTGCCTCAAACAGATCCGAAGTGAAAAAATAAAAAGCAAGTACTTTGATCAGCTCGATAAGGACATGATCGAAGAACAGACGATCATGGATGCCATGATGCAGGCCGAAGTCATCAACCAGCTGATGGAAGCGATCAATCAATTGCCTCAGGGCTGCAAGCAGGTGCTGCACATGGCAATTTTTGAAAAGCTCTCCAACGATGAAATTGCCAATAACCTGACCATTTCCATTAACACGGTCAAAAGTCAGAAAAAAAGAGCGATACAGCTTCTGCGCGCGCGCCTGGATAGCCGGATGCTAGCACTCCTGCTATTTTTACTCCCTGACTAA
- a CDS encoding leucine-rich repeat domain-containing protein, which translates to MKKYILVFSLSLFALTVSAQKKKKKQIPPPKVEAIAEPPKVEVIPEVLPVHEGEHATEPAIFAAPMPTTSTPAIHATTTGGKEIHFQDIDEFKNADLSKLKELSFSTMVSGKTIESSLLQKILNEGIQLEVLAIENFALDAFPEIKTPNHRLKKLTLSQNKLKILPASISNLTVLEGFDCNNPLTALPASFAQLKNLQQLGLNSHLFTAFPKEIFSLSKLSILYLSGNYKSETKLGELPDLFQQLPELKELGIQNAGLSSLPKSIATLKKLEKANFSYNQFKSFPEVLATNPKLVYVPFTNNPMKWEPFLASVKKIKWSGLFFLYETGFTKKQYEQVQDILTKTDVYYDGMND; encoded by the coding sequence ATGAAAAAATATATCCTCGTTTTTAGTCTATCACTTTTCGCCCTTACTGTCTCCGCACAGAAAAAGAAGAAAAAGCAGATCCCGCCACCAAAAGTGGAGGCTATCGCCGAACCACCAAAGGTGGAGGTCATTCCGGAAGTGCTGCCCGTGCATGAGGGGGAGCACGCTACAGAGCCTGCCATCTTTGCTGCGCCGATGCCCACAACGAGTACCCCTGCTATTCATGCCACAACAACCGGCGGAAAGGAAATACACTTCCAGGATATCGACGAATTTAAAAATGCAGATCTATCGAAGCTGAAAGAATTGTCTTTTAGTACCATGGTCTCGGGAAAAACGATCGAAAGTAGCCTTCTGCAGAAGATCCTAAACGAGGGCATACAATTGGAAGTTTTGGCAATCGAAAATTTCGCCCTGGATGCTTTTCCGGAAATCAAAACGCCCAATCATCGGTTGAAAAAGCTGACCTTAAGTCAAAATAAGTTAAAAATACTTCCGGCCAGTATTTCCAATCTTACTGTACTCGAAGGTTTCGATTGCAACAACCCCTTGACAGCACTGCCGGCATCATTTGCGCAGCTCAAAAATCTACAGCAGCTCGGATTGAACAGCCACCTATTTACGGCCTTTCCAAAAGAAATCTTTAGCCTGAGCAAACTTTCCATATTATATCTATCAGGCAATTACAAAAGTGAAACGAAACTGGGGGAACTACCTGACCTGTTTCAGCAGCTACCTGAACTGAAAGAACTGGGGATACAAAATGCAGGATTATCTTCCCTGCCCAAATCTATCGCGACACTAAAAAAATTGGAAAAAGCTAATTTTTCCTACAACCAATTTAAATCGTTTCCCGAAGTACTGGCTACAAATCCCAAGCTGGTCTATGTCCCCTTTACCAATAATCCCATGAAATGGGAGCCATTCCTGGCCTCCGTCAAAAAGATAAAATGGAGCGGACTGTTCTTCCTGTATGAGACAGGCTTTACCAAAAAACAGTACGAACAGGTTCAGGATATTCTGACCAAAACAGATGTATATTACGACGGCATGAACGATTAA
- a CDS encoding DUF4870 domain-containing protein: MNPKVQSILSYIGILWLVAYFGGKSERNDFSIYHLKQGLGLLLFSFLFGVMINIVAIVSSSLAGILSYAGILFFIVMVLGIINASNDVKKPLPLLGEMFDRQFPFLDKEKDLN; the protein is encoded by the coding sequence ATGAACCCAAAAGTGCAATCTATTCTTAGCTATATAGGTATCCTATGGCTCGTCGCTTATTTCGGCGGAAAATCTGAACGAAATGATTTCAGTATCTATCATCTCAAACAGGGATTAGGGCTTCTACTTTTTTCTTTTCTGTTTGGCGTGATGATCAACATTGTTGCTATCGTTTCATCATCGCTGGCAGGTATCCTGAGTTATGCGGGCATTTTGTTTTTTATCGTGATGGTATTAGGGATCATCAATGCCAGCAATGATGTAAAAAAGCCACTACCACTGCTAGGTGAAATGTTTGACCGGCAATTTCCATTTCTGGATAAGGAAAAAGATTTAAATTAA
- a CDS encoding DKNYY domain-containing protein, translating to MGRKDIGNGFAVIDDKFILHFDSEVYRKFYGIIEFASFEIIQSNGSTFHYFRDRNHIYLESYMNAFCVLTDADVTNFHIIDFENGMASSLAMDYVFDKKLTYRLADVKELGGLYQQVGDAIYCAYFQQVESADAETFEVLHGERIGNLAKDKNHIYFRQEIVADADAASFRILEQCVSGNYYRECDHTFYALDKQRAFYIDTIARSIKPIRTKSLEQFRFEVRDGLGYALDAEYRYIHGKRSRL from the coding sequence ATGGGCAGGAAAGATATCGGCAATGGCTTTGCAGTCATTGATGACAAATTTATCTTGCATTTCGACAGCGAAGTGTACCGTAAATTTTATGGCATCATTGAATTTGCCAGCTTTGAGATCATACAGAGCAATGGATCTACGTTTCATTATTTTAGGGACCGGAACCATATTTATCTCGAGAGCTACATGAATGCGTTCTGCGTGCTGACAGATGCTGATGTCACGAATTTTCATATCATTGATTTTGAAAATGGCATGGCCTCATCGTTAGCGATGGACTATGTGTTTGATAAAAAGCTGACTTATCGCCTGGCAGATGTAAAGGAACTTGGAGGACTGTATCAGCAGGTGGGCGATGCCATTTACTGTGCATATTTCCAACAAGTAGAAAGTGCCGATGCTGAGACATTTGAGGTGCTTCATGGAGAACGTATCGGCAATCTGGCCAAGGATAAAAACCACATTTATTTCCGACAGGAAATTGTAGCGGATGCGGATGCAGCAAGTTTTCGAATATTGGAGCAATGTGTTTCGGGAAATTATTACCGCGAATGCGATCATACGTTCTATGCACTGGATAAGCAGCGGGCTTTTTATATTGATACGATTGCAAGATCCATAAAACCGATCAGAACAAAAAGTTTGGAACAGTTCCGTTTTGAGGTACGGGATGGACTGGGCTATGCGCTGGATGCGGAATATCGCTACATACATGGCAAAAGAAGCCGTTTGTAA
- a CDS encoding DUF3592 domain-containing protein encodes MAIAIHLILLLIGLALLVMGILAFLSSRRLNVNGYTVEATVVENIPSHESEGGTMYTALMEYHIGDKIKTFSPNARSNPPAYNIDEKVRLIYDPNNANDVRILSYWGLYLGSIILLAFALPMLLIGSGYFLFKAGII; translated from the coding sequence ATGGCAATAGCAATACACCTCATCTTACTCCTCATTGGGCTAGCGCTTTTAGTCATGGGGATACTAGCCTTCCTCAGCTCGCGAAGGTTAAATGTAAACGGTTATACGGTAGAGGCTACTGTGGTCGAAAATATCCCTTCGCATGAAAGTGAGGGTGGTACAATGTATACCGCATTGATGGAATACCATATCGGCGATAAGATAAAGACCTTTTCACCCAATGCGAGGTCCAATCCTCCAGCCTATAATATTGACGAAAAGGTAAGACTTATTTATGATCCAAATAATGCGAACGATGTGCGCATACTATCTTATTGGGGCTTGTACTTGGGCAGTATTATTCTACTGGCTTTCGCCTTGCCAATGTTGCTGATCGGTAGTGGTTATTTTTTGTTTAAAGCGGGAATTATTTAA